A window of the Pungitius pungitius chromosome 3, fPunPun2.1, whole genome shotgun sequence genome harbors these coding sequences:
- the LOC134126989 gene encoding oocyte zinc finger protein XlCOF6-like — translation MNAPRTGAYGELNLASDRENMEVRFGSEVASVVEVAIQATVSVFRAFWAKEAPNVAWEEATFGDMREIEKCLVAQIHKVFAQLFEENEALRAKVEQLEDVLQRKAGQLEQELEARVGQLGREMEQLEKELKSIGDGGNKTQDGPTHVVVQDCSLIGAPLLSAPTCPATPLDSAKESTSSLEAAPNCTAGSVTVPKPGTAPAEPLVGDGQVDARHPVPDSTPLGSSGGDSAQSQKSVEEAPSGRPRRTRRTTFKIDDVSTDIAKDKPVPTGGVQGRRPAKKDSQAAKRFSCEHCNVTFHWKGDLKKHMKVHKKPFPCEKCGRSFLEKKSLENHLPRHEASKAPLPFPCSQCKRSFRKEQSLQNHLKRHQRAKPPKPFACDQCGKTFRIERSLENHLLRHEKWKQMFQCQLCDKTCRTSVQLRCHMAVHSEERPFSCATCGKEFKSKDTLRFHQIVHSQSKKYKCSMCEETFKYAHSLTVHKRKHTGITPFTCSVCNRSYRTGTALKRHSVVHTGEKPFTCHICGARFSLNNNLKRHLRIHTGEKPFACQECGKSFSDNTKLKSHMLIHGARKPFMCDLCGKTFLFNCRLLIHQKYVHADRNDEGADGTQRLFQTRKRNKSLVKPFSCKICLRGFSAACSLKLHERGHSEHKEFNCGICGKSFHNKYSFGYHQRSHAGEKPFVCDVCGKRFFHAGSLKQHERIHTGEKPYKCDQCGKAFRTDGNFYRHLRIHTGEKQFECLYCQRKFHQSNQLKSHMQIHTGEKLYSCQQCSRGFSDSRQLKKHSCDGP, via the exons ATGAATGCGCCTCGAACGGGCGCATACGGCGAGTTGAACTTAGCGTCCGACCGCGAGAACATGGAGGTGAGGTTCGGCAGCGAAGTGGCGTCGGTTGTGGAAGTTGCCATCCAGGCGACCGTGTCCGTGTTCAGGGCTTTCTGGGCGAAAGAAGCGCCAAACGTGGCGTGGGAAGAGGCGACGTTCGGCGACATGCGGGAGATAGAAAAGTGCCTGGTGGCTCAGATCCACAAAGTGTTCGCGCAGCTGTTCGAGGAGAACGAGGCTCTGCGGGCCaaggtggagcagctggaggacgtgCTGCAGAGGAAAGCCgggcagctggagcaggagctggaggccaGAGTGGGCCAGCTCGGCCGCGAGATGGAGCAGCTCGAGAAGGAGCTGAAGAGCATCGGGGACGGTGGCAACAAGACGCAGGATGGCCCGACACATGTCGTGGTCCAAGACTGTTCGCTGATAG GAGCGCCGCTGTTGTCCGCCCCCACTTGTCCTGCCACCCCTCTGGACAGTGCGAAGGAATCCACATCGAGCCTTGAAGCTGCCCCCAACTGCACAGCTGGATCAGTGACTGTCCCCAAACCAGGGACGGCCCCGGCGGAGCCGCTGGTGGGTGACGGCCAAGTCGATGCGCGGCACCCCGTCCCTGACTCGACGCCTCTGGGCTCTAGCGGCGGTGACTCGGCACAGTCACAG AAATCTGTAGAAGAGGCACCTTCAGGGAGAccgaggaggaccaggagaacAACTTTTAAAATTGATGATG TTTCCACTGACATCGCCAAAGACAAACCAGTTCCGACAGGTGGCGTGCAAGGAAGGAGGCCGGCCAAAAAGGACTCTCAGGCAGCGAAGCGATTCTCCTGCGAGCACTGCAACGTCACCTTTCACTGGAAGGGCGATCTGAAGAAACACATGAAGGTCCACAAGAAGCCTTTCCCTTGTGAGAAATGCGGTCGAAGTTTTCTGGAAAAGAAATCCCTGGAAAACCACCTCCCGCGCCACGAGGCGAGCAAAGCGCCGCTTCCCTTCCCGTGTTCCCAGTGCAAGAGGTCTTTCCGGAAGGAGCAGTCGCTTCAGAACCACCTCAAGCGCCACCAGCGGGCCAAGCCGCCAAAGCCGTTCGCCTGCGACCAGTGCGGCAAGACATTCCGGATCGAGCGCTCCCTGGAAAACCACCTTCTACGCCACGAGAAATGGAAGCAGATGTTCCAGTGCCAGCTCTGCGACAAGACCTGCAGGACGTCCGTCCAGCTGAGGTGCCACATGGCCGTGCACTCGGAGGAGCGGCCGTTCAGCTGCGCCACGTGCGGCAAGGAGTTCAAGAGCAAGGACACGCTGCGCTTCCACCAGATCGTCCACTCCCAATCCAAGAAGTACAAGTGCAGCATGTGCGAAGAGACGTTCAAGTACGCCCACTCCCTGACCGTGCACAAGAGGAAGCACACGGGCATCACGCCGTTCACGTGCTCCGTGTGCAACCGCTCTTACAGGACCGGCACGGCTCTGAAGAGGCACAGCGTggtgcacacaggggagaaaccgttCACCTGTCACATCTGCGGCGCCCGGTTCAGCCTGAACAACAACCTCAAGCGCCACCTGCGCATtcacacgggggagaagcccTTCGCTTGCCAGGAGTGCGGCAAGAGCTTCTCGGACAACACCAAGCTGAAGTCCCACATGCTCATCCACGGCGCCAGGAAGCCGTTCATGTGCGACCTGTGCGGGAAGACTTTCCTCTTCAACTGCCGGCTGCTGATCCACCAAAAGTATGTACACGCGGACCGGAACGACGAGGGGGCGGACGGCACGCAGCGCCTCTTTCAGACCAGGAAGAGGAACAAGTCGCTGGTGAAGCCGTTCAGCTGCAAGATATGCCTGAGGGGCTTCAGCGCCGCATGCTCCCTCAAGCTCCACGAGAGGGGCCACAGCGAGCACAAGGAGTTCAACTGTGGCATCTGCGGGAAGTCGTTCCACAACAAGTATTCGTTTGGCTACCACCAGCGCAGCCACGCAGGGGAGAAGCCCTTTGTGTGCGACGTGTGCGGCAAGAGGTTCTTCCACGCCGGCAGCCTGAAGCAGCACGAACGCATCCACACGGGAGAGAAGCCGTACAAGTGCGACCAGTGCGGCAAAGCCTTCCGAACGGATGGGAACTTCTACAGGCACCTGCGCATCCACACAGGCGAGAAGCAGTTTGAGTGCTTGTACTGCCAGAGGAAGTTCCACCAGTCAAACCAGCTCAAGTCCCACATGCAGatccacacgggggagaagctGTACTCGTGCCAGCAGTGCTCCCGGGGTTTCTCGGACTCGAGGCAGCTAAAGAAGCACAGCTGTGACGGGCCGTAG
- the LOC134126990 gene encoding zinc finger protein ZFP2-like isoform X3: MTGKVVFYLETKSIIETVIKNALDIRNAKEEKVTTLPNVSCETDFDSIVDILAREAARKINAIFSQLSLSMHNIINCLKAEAGQLESKLKTGLIYTLKPFGTLKRKADKLAEGVTETTPAVQLEDGHDADVGQQTEEVNSEARQENADDHTTTHAAAGSNNLDSQNAPKVATERKVKSFVCQVCHKSFNRRFHLTKHANTHGEQRPFSCDQCPRKFRSAATLEQHLLRHEERKYVAFGCRLCDKTFKTRMHLKTHQLVHTDVRSFACSACGKAFKTKHALGAHLLVHTAERPHKCGECGESFRYAFTLQCHRSVHTGENPYECAVCGKAFSRRRSLRTHQSVHRGKAFTCETCGAGFTLQHNLKRHIRIHTGEKPFKCDVCGKSFVQNKLKAHMLLHGAAKSFMCDVCGKTFLYNRQLQRHQKVAHDERQGQVARSQMRGNRRVIFRRDKTTVDMTPFSCRTCGKSFDATASLRKHELIHAGRTQYSCEACGKSFFYKATYDYHRRIHSGERPFGCDVCGKRFIIRQALKSHQLQHSGEKPHGCKHCGKAFRIYTNYLRHLRVHTGEKPYECEVCQARFRQLGHVKFHMQVHTGERPYSCSLCGLGFSDSRLLKRHRCA, translated from the exons ATGACCGGAAAAGTAGTGTTTTATTTAGAAACTAAGTCCATCATTGAAACAGTCATCAAGAACGCTCTTGATATCCGAAAtgccaaagaagaaaaagtaacTACGCTGCCAAATGTGAGCTGCGAA ACAGATTTTGACAGCATTGTGGACATTTTGGCACGGGAGGCAGCAAGAAAAATCAACGCCATTTTCTCCCAGCTGTCCTTGTCGATGCACAACATAATCAATTGTCTGAAGGCCGAAGCGGGGCAGCTGGAGAGCAAGCTGAAG ACCGGCTTGATCTACACCTTGAAGCCGTTCGGGACGTTGAAGAGAAAGGCGGATAAATTGGCGGAGGGAGTCACAGAAACAACACCCGCTGTTCAGTTGGAGGATGGACACGACGCTG ATGTTGGACAGCAAACGGAGGAGGTGAACTCTGAAGCTCGACAAG AAAATGCAGATGATCACACCACAACACACGCCGCGGCAGGATCCAACAACCTTGACAGCCAGAACGCACCGAAGGTGGCGACCGAGAGGAAAGTGAAGTCCTTTGTGTGCCAAGTCTGCCACAAGAGCTTCAACCGGCGCTTTCATTTGACGAAGCACGCCAACACTCACGGGGAGCAGAGGCCCTTCTCCTGCGACCAGTGTCCCCGAAAGTTCCGGAGTGCGGCGACCCTCGAGCAGCACCTGCTGCGCCACGAGGAGAGGAAGTATGTCGCCTTCGGGTGCCGTCTCTGTGACAAGACGTTCAAGACCAGGATGCACCTGAAGACCCACCAGCTAGTCCACACGGACGTCCGGTCCTTCGCGTGCTCCGCCTGCGGGAAGGCCTTCAAAACCAAACACGCGCTGGGGGCCCACCTGCTTGTGCACACCGCCGAGCGCCCGCACAAGTGCGGCGAGTGCGGGGAGAGTTTCCGCTACGCGTTCACGCTGCAGTGCCACAGGAGCGTCCACACCGGGGAGAACCCTTACGAGTGTGCGGTGTGCGGCAAAGCCTTCAGCAGGAGGAGGTCGCTTCGGACGCACCAGTCCGTCCACCGGGGGAAAGCGTTCACGTGTGAGACATGCGGAGCGGGCTTCACCCTGCAGCACAACCTGAAGAGGCACATCCGCATCCACACCGGCGAGAAACCCTTCAAGTGCGACGTGTGCGGGAAGAGCTTTGTCCAGAACAAGTTGAAGGCGCACATGCTCCTCCACGGCGCTGCCAAGTCCTTCATGTGCGACGTGTGTGGCAAGACGTTCCTCTACAACCGCCAGCTGCAGAGGCACCAGAAAGTCGCCCACGACGAGAGACAAGGCCAGGTGGCCCGGAGTCAAATGCGAGGCAACCGGCGCGTCATTTTTCGGCGGGACAAAACCACGGTGGACATGACGCCGTTCAGCTGCCGGACCTGTGGCAAGAGCTTCGACGCGACGGCCTCGCTGAGGAAACACGAGCTCATCCACGCAGGGCGGACGCAGTACAGCTGTGAGGCGTGCGGCAAGTCCTTCTTCTACAAAGCCACGTACGACTACCACCGGCGGATCCACTCGGGGGAGCGTCCGTTCGGCTGCGATGTGTGCGGGAAGCGGTTCATCATCCGCCAGGCCCTCAAGTCGCACCAGCTGCAGCACTCCGGGGAGAAGCCGCACGGCTGCAAGCACTGCGGAAAAGCGTTCCGGATTTACACAAACTACCTGAGGCACCTGCGGGtccacacgggggagaagcccTACGAGTGCGAGGTCTGCCAGGCGAGGTTCAGGCAGCTTGGGCACGTCAAGTTTCACATGCAGGTCCACACGGGAGAGAGGCCGTATTCCTGCAGCCTCTGTGGACTCGGGTTTTCAGACTCCAGGCTGCTTAAGAGACACCGCTGCGCCTGA
- the LOC134126990 gene encoding zinc finger protein ZFP2-like isoform X2: MTGKVVFYLETKSIIETVIKNALDIRNAKEEKVTTLPNTDFDSIVDILAREAARKINAIFSQLSLSMHNIINCLKAEAGQLESKLKVTTESFENARMWRENVLSGCPVLFEQTGLIYTLKPFGTLKRKADKLAEGVTETTPAVQLEDGHDADVGQQTEEVNSEARQENADDHTTTHAAAGSNNLDSQNAPKVATERKVKSFVCQVCHKSFNRRFHLTKHANTHGEQRPFSCDQCPRKFRSAATLEQHLLRHEERKYVAFGCRLCDKTFKTRMHLKTHQLVHTDVRSFACSACGKAFKTKHALGAHLLVHTAERPHKCGECGESFRYAFTLQCHRSVHTGENPYECAVCGKAFSRRRSLRTHQSVHRGKAFTCETCGAGFTLQHNLKRHIRIHTGEKPFKCDVCGKSFVQNKLKAHMLLHGAAKSFMCDVCGKTFLYNRQLQRHQKVAHDERQGQVARSQMRGNRRVIFRRDKTTVDMTPFSCRTCGKSFDATASLRKHELIHAGRTQYSCEACGKSFFYKATYDYHRRIHSGERPFGCDVCGKRFIIRQALKSHQLQHSGEKPHGCKHCGKAFRIYTNYLRHLRVHTGEKPYECEVCQARFRQLGHVKFHMQVHTGERPYSCSLCGLGFSDSRLLKRHRCA; the protein is encoded by the exons ATGACCGGAAAAGTAGTGTTTTATTTAGAAACTAAGTCCATCATTGAAACAGTCATCAAGAACGCTCTTGATATCCGAAAtgccaaagaagaaaaagtaacTACGCTGCCAAAT ACAGATTTTGACAGCATTGTGGACATTTTGGCACGGGAGGCAGCAAGAAAAATCAACGCCATTTTCTCCCAGCTGTCCTTGTCGATGCACAACATAATCAATTGTCTGAAGGCCGAAGCGGGGCAGCTGGAGAGCAAGCTGAAGGTAACAACcgaaagctttgaaaatgcCAGGATGTGGAGGGAAAACGTCCTCAGCGGCTGCCCCGTCCTGTTTGAACAGACCGGCTTGATCTACACCTTGAAGCCGTTCGGGACGTTGAAGAGAAAGGCGGATAAATTGGCGGAGGGAGTCACAGAAACAACACCCGCTGTTCAGTTGGAGGATGGACACGACGCTG ATGTTGGACAGCAAACGGAGGAGGTGAACTCTGAAGCTCGACAAG AAAATGCAGATGATCACACCACAACACACGCCGCGGCAGGATCCAACAACCTTGACAGCCAGAACGCACCGAAGGTGGCGACCGAGAGGAAAGTGAAGTCCTTTGTGTGCCAAGTCTGCCACAAGAGCTTCAACCGGCGCTTTCATTTGACGAAGCACGCCAACACTCACGGGGAGCAGAGGCCCTTCTCCTGCGACCAGTGTCCCCGAAAGTTCCGGAGTGCGGCGACCCTCGAGCAGCACCTGCTGCGCCACGAGGAGAGGAAGTATGTCGCCTTCGGGTGCCGTCTCTGTGACAAGACGTTCAAGACCAGGATGCACCTGAAGACCCACCAGCTAGTCCACACGGACGTCCGGTCCTTCGCGTGCTCCGCCTGCGGGAAGGCCTTCAAAACCAAACACGCGCTGGGGGCCCACCTGCTTGTGCACACCGCCGAGCGCCCGCACAAGTGCGGCGAGTGCGGGGAGAGTTTCCGCTACGCGTTCACGCTGCAGTGCCACAGGAGCGTCCACACCGGGGAGAACCCTTACGAGTGTGCGGTGTGCGGCAAAGCCTTCAGCAGGAGGAGGTCGCTTCGGACGCACCAGTCCGTCCACCGGGGGAAAGCGTTCACGTGTGAGACATGCGGAGCGGGCTTCACCCTGCAGCACAACCTGAAGAGGCACATCCGCATCCACACCGGCGAGAAACCCTTCAAGTGCGACGTGTGCGGGAAGAGCTTTGTCCAGAACAAGTTGAAGGCGCACATGCTCCTCCACGGCGCTGCCAAGTCCTTCATGTGCGACGTGTGTGGCAAGACGTTCCTCTACAACCGCCAGCTGCAGAGGCACCAGAAAGTCGCCCACGACGAGAGACAAGGCCAGGTGGCCCGGAGTCAAATGCGAGGCAACCGGCGCGTCATTTTTCGGCGGGACAAAACCACGGTGGACATGACGCCGTTCAGCTGCCGGACCTGTGGCAAGAGCTTCGACGCGACGGCCTCGCTGAGGAAACACGAGCTCATCCACGCAGGGCGGACGCAGTACAGCTGTGAGGCGTGCGGCAAGTCCTTCTTCTACAAAGCCACGTACGACTACCACCGGCGGATCCACTCGGGGGAGCGTCCGTTCGGCTGCGATGTGTGCGGGAAGCGGTTCATCATCCGCCAGGCCCTCAAGTCGCACCAGCTGCAGCACTCCGGGGAGAAGCCGCACGGCTGCAAGCACTGCGGAAAAGCGTTCCGGATTTACACAAACTACCTGAGGCACCTGCGGGtccacacgggggagaagcccTACGAGTGCGAGGTCTGCCAGGCGAGGTTCAGGCAGCTTGGGCACGTCAAGTTTCACATGCAGGTCCACACGGGAGAGAGGCCGTATTCCTGCAGCCTCTGTGGACTCGGGTTTTCAGACTCCAGGCTGCTTAAGAGACACCGCTGCGCCTGA
- the LOC134126990 gene encoding zinc finger protein ZFP2-like isoform X1 gives MTGKVVFYLETKSIIETVIKNALDIRNAKEEKVTTLPNVSCETDFDSIVDILAREAARKINAIFSQLSLSMHNIINCLKAEAGQLESKLKVTTESFENARMWRENVLSGCPVLFEQTGLIYTLKPFGTLKRKADKLAEGVTETTPAVQLEDGHDADVGQQTEEVNSEARQENADDHTTTHAAAGSNNLDSQNAPKVATERKVKSFVCQVCHKSFNRRFHLTKHANTHGEQRPFSCDQCPRKFRSAATLEQHLLRHEERKYVAFGCRLCDKTFKTRMHLKTHQLVHTDVRSFACSACGKAFKTKHALGAHLLVHTAERPHKCGECGESFRYAFTLQCHRSVHTGENPYECAVCGKAFSRRRSLRTHQSVHRGKAFTCETCGAGFTLQHNLKRHIRIHTGEKPFKCDVCGKSFVQNKLKAHMLLHGAAKSFMCDVCGKTFLYNRQLQRHQKVAHDERQGQVARSQMRGNRRVIFRRDKTTVDMTPFSCRTCGKSFDATASLRKHELIHAGRTQYSCEACGKSFFYKATYDYHRRIHSGERPFGCDVCGKRFIIRQALKSHQLQHSGEKPHGCKHCGKAFRIYTNYLRHLRVHTGEKPYECEVCQARFRQLGHVKFHMQVHTGERPYSCSLCGLGFSDSRLLKRHRCA, from the exons ATGACCGGAAAAGTAGTGTTTTATTTAGAAACTAAGTCCATCATTGAAACAGTCATCAAGAACGCTCTTGATATCCGAAAtgccaaagaagaaaaagtaacTACGCTGCCAAATGTGAGCTGCGAA ACAGATTTTGACAGCATTGTGGACATTTTGGCACGGGAGGCAGCAAGAAAAATCAACGCCATTTTCTCCCAGCTGTCCTTGTCGATGCACAACATAATCAATTGTCTGAAGGCCGAAGCGGGGCAGCTGGAGAGCAAGCTGAAGGTAACAACcgaaagctttgaaaatgcCAGGATGTGGAGGGAAAACGTCCTCAGCGGCTGCCCCGTCCTGTTTGAACAGACCGGCTTGATCTACACCTTGAAGCCGTTCGGGACGTTGAAGAGAAAGGCGGATAAATTGGCGGAGGGAGTCACAGAAACAACACCCGCTGTTCAGTTGGAGGATGGACACGACGCTG ATGTTGGACAGCAAACGGAGGAGGTGAACTCTGAAGCTCGACAAG AAAATGCAGATGATCACACCACAACACACGCCGCGGCAGGATCCAACAACCTTGACAGCCAGAACGCACCGAAGGTGGCGACCGAGAGGAAAGTGAAGTCCTTTGTGTGCCAAGTCTGCCACAAGAGCTTCAACCGGCGCTTTCATTTGACGAAGCACGCCAACACTCACGGGGAGCAGAGGCCCTTCTCCTGCGACCAGTGTCCCCGAAAGTTCCGGAGTGCGGCGACCCTCGAGCAGCACCTGCTGCGCCACGAGGAGAGGAAGTATGTCGCCTTCGGGTGCCGTCTCTGTGACAAGACGTTCAAGACCAGGATGCACCTGAAGACCCACCAGCTAGTCCACACGGACGTCCGGTCCTTCGCGTGCTCCGCCTGCGGGAAGGCCTTCAAAACCAAACACGCGCTGGGGGCCCACCTGCTTGTGCACACCGCCGAGCGCCCGCACAAGTGCGGCGAGTGCGGGGAGAGTTTCCGCTACGCGTTCACGCTGCAGTGCCACAGGAGCGTCCACACCGGGGAGAACCCTTACGAGTGTGCGGTGTGCGGCAAAGCCTTCAGCAGGAGGAGGTCGCTTCGGACGCACCAGTCCGTCCACCGGGGGAAAGCGTTCACGTGTGAGACATGCGGAGCGGGCTTCACCCTGCAGCACAACCTGAAGAGGCACATCCGCATCCACACCGGCGAGAAACCCTTCAAGTGCGACGTGTGCGGGAAGAGCTTTGTCCAGAACAAGTTGAAGGCGCACATGCTCCTCCACGGCGCTGCCAAGTCCTTCATGTGCGACGTGTGTGGCAAGACGTTCCTCTACAACCGCCAGCTGCAGAGGCACCAGAAAGTCGCCCACGACGAGAGACAAGGCCAGGTGGCCCGGAGTCAAATGCGAGGCAACCGGCGCGTCATTTTTCGGCGGGACAAAACCACGGTGGACATGACGCCGTTCAGCTGCCGGACCTGTGGCAAGAGCTTCGACGCGACGGCCTCGCTGAGGAAACACGAGCTCATCCACGCAGGGCGGACGCAGTACAGCTGTGAGGCGTGCGGCAAGTCCTTCTTCTACAAAGCCACGTACGACTACCACCGGCGGATCCACTCGGGGGAGCGTCCGTTCGGCTGCGATGTGTGCGGGAAGCGGTTCATCATCCGCCAGGCCCTCAAGTCGCACCAGCTGCAGCACTCCGGGGAGAAGCCGCACGGCTGCAAGCACTGCGGAAAAGCGTTCCGGATTTACACAAACTACCTGAGGCACCTGCGGGtccacacgggggagaagcccTACGAGTGCGAGGTCTGCCAGGCGAGGTTCAGGCAGCTTGGGCACGTCAAGTTTCACATGCAGGTCCACACGGGAGAGAGGCCGTATTCCTGCAGCCTCTGTGGACTCGGGTTTTCAGACTCCAGGCTGCTTAAGAGACACCGCTGCGCCTGA